In the genome of Nocardioides seonyuensis, one region contains:
- a CDS encoding guanine deaminase, producing MILYRARVLDTPDDPFAGGSLRSHEDAGLLVVDGVIRERGGFESIRARYPTGPVVDLRDGILLPGLVDTHVHFPQVRIIGSLGLPLLDWLEQCALPEECRLVDVDYARVVAREFVDGLVAAGTTTALVFGSHFAPAVDSLFSEVSRVGLRVTSGLVVSDRALPDPLLTTPQRAYDEAHALAARWHEVGRTRYAVTPRFSYSAGEGILDACAAVLKDVPGAWFTSHVNENPAEVAEVARLFADAEHYVGTYDQHGLLGERSVLAHNVHASDAELAVIAGCSASVAHCPASNSALGSGLFPMRRHVEHGVRVALGSDVGAGTGFSMFKEGLQAYFAQRLLGDAGLPLTPAHLLHLSTAAGAAVLGLADTVGDLSEGKQFDAICLRPRAGTSLDIGLRHAGSPEDALGKVFALAGDADVADVWIGGEQVSSGGFRRPTGPQSWSIAAETR from the coding sequence GTGATCCTCTACCGCGCCCGGGTGCTCGACACCCCGGACGACCCGTTCGCTGGTGGTTCACTGCGCAGCCACGAGGACGCCGGCCTGCTCGTCGTCGACGGCGTCATCCGTGAGCGTGGCGGCTTCGAGAGCATCCGGGCGCGCTACCCCACCGGACCCGTCGTCGACCTGCGCGACGGCATCCTGCTGCCCGGACTGGTCGACACGCACGTCCACTTCCCTCAGGTGCGGATCATCGGCAGTCTCGGCCTGCCGCTGCTGGACTGGCTGGAGCAGTGCGCACTCCCGGAGGAGTGCCGCCTCGTCGACGTCGACTACGCCCGCGTCGTGGCGAGGGAGTTCGTCGACGGCCTCGTTGCTGCCGGGACCACCACCGCGCTCGTCTTCGGGTCGCACTTCGCACCCGCCGTGGACTCTCTCTTCTCGGAGGTCTCGAGGGTCGGCCTGCGCGTGACGTCGGGACTGGTCGTGAGCGACCGTGCGCTGCCGGATCCGCTGCTCACCACACCCCAGCGGGCGTACGACGAGGCGCACGCCCTGGCTGCCCGCTGGCACGAGGTCGGGCGGACGCGCTACGCCGTCACGCCGCGGTTCTCCTACTCGGCGGGCGAGGGGATCCTCGACGCGTGCGCCGCCGTCCTGAAGGACGTCCCCGGGGCGTGGTTCACCTCGCACGTCAACGAGAACCCAGCAGAGGTCGCCGAGGTGGCCAGGCTCTTCGCCGACGCCGAGCACTACGTCGGCACCTACGACCAGCACGGACTGCTGGGGGAGCGCTCGGTGCTGGCCCACAACGTCCACGCCAGCGACGCCGAGCTCGCGGTCATCGCTGGATGCAGCGCTTCGGTTGCCCACTGTCCTGCGAGCAACTCCGCGCTGGGCAGCGGGCTGTTCCCGATGCGCCGACACGTGGAGCACGGGGTCCGTGTCGCCCTCGGCTCCGACGTCGGCGCCGGCACCGGGTTCTCGATGTTCAAGGAGGGGCTCCAGGCCTACTTCGCCCAGCGACTCCTCGGTGACGCGGGCCTGCCGCTCACACCTGCCCACCTGCTCCACCTGAGCACGGCCGCAGGGGCCGCGGTCCTGGGGCTGGCGGACACCGTCGGCGACCTGTCGGAAGGCAAGCAGTTCGACGCCATCTGCCTGCGCCCGCGCGCAGGGACCTCGCTCGACATCGGCCTGCGCCACGCCGGCTCGCCGGAGGATGCGCTCGGCAAGGTGTTCGCCCTGGCCGGTGACGCCGACGTGGCGGACGTGTGGATCGGGGGCGAGCAGGTCTCCTCGGGCGGGTTCCGGCGACCGACCGGGCCTCAGAGCTGGAGTATCGCCGCGGAGACCAGGTAG
- a CDS encoding HNH endonuclease signature motif containing protein — translation MSISASDPQHGWRAPGTEPVASPHVAGVLARVGEALDDLGALSLGALSDPDVTRVLEAATSAVGRVTAQACRVGVEADRRRLGDEIGARHTHQWWARRTRLTRGEAARLVRLGKSLEEDLHAPVGAALAAGSLRVDQAQVIVAAVDAIPDEVETADGPVRHIDASVRAQARDHLLEVAAEHDAKVLRRVGKHILDVVAPEVGEALEQQLLEKEAQNAAATAFLKLHDDGHGKTWGRFALPTHQGAALKLALHAIANPARHDHDALKDTKTGEWRPTPQRLGQAFGEFIERYPADRLPQTAGVNATVVVTLDLKALHTGLGVATLGNGDRISASTARRLACEAGIIPLVLGGKSMPLDVGRSKRFHTKYQRIALTVRDKGCTAEGCDMPPDACHAHHDLEWSADHGPTNVDTGRLLCPHHHRRAHDPRYETRTGPDNKVSFHRRT, via the coding sequence GTGAGTATCTCCGCCAGCGACCCGCAGCACGGGTGGCGTGCGCCGGGCACCGAGCCGGTCGCCTCGCCGCACGTGGCTGGGGTGTTGGCGCGGGTGGGCGAGGCGCTGGACGACCTTGGCGCGCTGTCGCTGGGTGCGTTGTCTGATCCGGACGTGACGCGGGTGCTGGAGGCGGCGACCTCGGCTGTCGGTCGGGTGACCGCGCAGGCGTGCCGGGTCGGTGTCGAGGCGGACCGGCGTCGGCTGGGTGACGAGATCGGCGCCCGGCACACCCATCAGTGGTGGGCTCGTCGCACGCGTCTGACCCGTGGCGAGGCCGCTCGGCTGGTGCGACTGGGCAAGAGCCTGGAAGAAGACCTGCACGCGCCGGTGGGTGCCGCGCTAGCTGCTGGTTCGTTGCGGGTGGACCAGGCGCAGGTGATCGTGGCTGCGGTGGACGCGATCCCGGATGAGGTCGAGACCGCCGACGGGCCGGTTCGTCACATCGACGCGTCCGTGCGTGCCCAGGCGCGTGACCACCTGCTGGAGGTCGCGGCCGAGCACGACGCGAAGGTGCTGCGGCGGGTCGGCAAGCACATCCTCGACGTCGTCGCCCCCGAGGTGGGTGAGGCGTTGGAGCAGCAGCTCCTCGAGAAGGAGGCCCAGAACGCCGCCGCGACCGCGTTCCTCAAGCTCCACGACGACGGCCACGGCAAGACCTGGGGAAGGTTCGCCCTCCCCACCCACCAAGGCGCCGCACTCAAGCTCGCGTTGCACGCGATCGCCAACCCCGCCCGCCACGACCACGACGCGTTGAAGGACACCAAGACCGGTGAATGGCGCCCGACTCCACAGCGACTCGGGCAGGCGTTCGGCGAGTTCATCGAGCGCTATCCCGCCGACCGGCTCCCGCAGACCGCCGGTGTGAACGCCACCGTCGTGGTCACCCTCGACCTCAAGGCCCTCCACACCGGCCTCGGCGTTGCGACGTTGGGCAACGGCGACCGGATCAGCGCCTCCACCGCCCGCCGGCTGGCCTGCGAAGCAGGGATCATCCCGCTCGTCCTGGGCGGAAAGTCCATGCCGCTGGACGTCGGCCGCTCCAAGAGGTTCCACACCAAGTACCAGCGCATCGCCCTGACCGTCCGTGACAAGGGCTGCACCGCCGAGGGCTGCGACATGCCCCCGGACGCCTGCCACGCCCACCACGACCTCGAATGGTCAGCCGACCACGGCCCCACCAACGTCGACACCGGACGCCTGCTGTGCCCCCACCACCACAGGCGAGCCCACGACCCCCGCTACGAGACCCGCACCGGCCCCGACAACAAGGTCAGCTTCCACAGACGGACGTAA
- the aceB gene encoding malate synthase A, with translation MVTPEVAGPSVPRSEEVLTSDALAFLSGLDAKFHDRRDELLAARRGRRAQIASSGALDFLPGTEVVRSSDWTVAPVPTDLRDRRVEITGPTDPKMAINALNSGAKVWLADLEDANTPHWRNVVGGQVVLRDAVRRELTFTSAEGKDYRIADPDRVPVILPRPRGWHLDEAHLLVDGRPMVGSLVDFGLYFFHNAHALLARGSAPYFYLPKMESHLEARLWNDVFTHAQAALGVPHGSIRATMLIETITAAFEMDEILFELRDHAAGLNAGRWDYLFSIIKNFRDAGPEFTLPDRNAVTMDAPMMKAYSDLLVQTCHRRSAFAIGGMAAFIPSRRDPEVNERAFAKVREDKTREARAGFDGSWVAHPDLVPLCAEVFDATLGDRANQLDVSRSDVVVTADELLAVDRTPGERTEHGLRTNVRVGITYIQAWLSGNGAAGIDNLMEDAATAEISRSQLWQWINSSAVLDTGDVITRELVERIVEEEYAALRDVVGVEVFELGHWKDARRLFVESALGEEFPDFLTIPAYDVILESGE, from the coding sequence ATGGTCACTCCAGAAGTCGCCGGACCCTCGGTTCCGAGGTCCGAAGAGGTCTTGACCTCCGATGCGCTCGCGTTCCTGTCTGGGCTCGACGCGAAGTTCCACGACCGTCGTGACGAGCTGCTCGCGGCCCGCCGGGGACGCCGTGCCCAGATCGCATCCAGCGGCGCCCTGGACTTCCTGCCCGGGACGGAGGTCGTCCGGTCGAGCGACTGGACGGTCGCGCCGGTTCCGACCGATCTGCGGGACCGCCGCGTGGAGATCACCGGACCGACCGACCCCAAGATGGCGATCAACGCACTCAACTCCGGGGCGAAGGTGTGGCTGGCGGACCTGGAGGACGCCAACACGCCCCACTGGCGCAACGTCGTGGGCGGACAGGTCGTGCTGCGTGACGCCGTACGCCGCGAGCTGACCTTCACCTCGGCCGAGGGCAAGGACTACCGGATCGCTGACCCCGACCGGGTGCCCGTGATCCTGCCGCGGCCGCGTGGCTGGCACCTGGACGAGGCGCACCTGCTCGTCGACGGGCGGCCGATGGTGGGGAGCCTGGTGGACTTCGGGCTCTACTTCTTCCACAACGCCCACGCACTCCTCGCGCGTGGCAGCGCACCGTACTTCTACCTTCCCAAGATGGAGTCCCACCTCGAGGCCAGGCTCTGGAACGACGTGTTCACCCACGCCCAGGCCGCACTGGGCGTGCCTCACGGCAGCATCAGGGCGACCATGCTGATCGAGACCATCACCGCGGCCTTCGAGATGGACGAGATCCTCTTCGAGCTGCGCGACCACGCGGCCGGGCTCAACGCCGGACGGTGGGACTACCTCTTCAGCATCATCAAGAACTTCCGCGACGCCGGTCCGGAGTTCACCCTGCCCGACCGCAACGCCGTCACCATGGACGCACCGATGATGAAGGCCTACAGCGACCTCCTCGTCCAGACCTGCCACCGCCGGAGCGCCTTCGCGATCGGCGGAATGGCCGCCTTCATCCCGAGCCGCCGTGACCCCGAGGTCAACGAGCGGGCCTTCGCCAAGGTGCGTGAGGACAAGACGCGGGAGGCGCGCGCCGGCTTCGACGGCTCCTGGGTGGCTCATCCCGACCTGGTGCCCCTGTGCGCCGAGGTGTTCGACGCAACCCTCGGCGACCGGGCGAACCAGCTCGACGTGAGCCGCAGCGACGTCGTTGTCACAGCTGACGAACTGCTCGCCGTGGACCGCACCCCGGGAGAACGCACCGAACACGGCCTGCGCACCAACGTGCGGGTCGGCATTACCTACATCCAGGCCTGGCTCTCCGGCAACGGCGCCGCCGGCATCGACAACCTCATGGAGGACGCCGCCACGGCCGAGATCTCGCGGTCCCAGCTGTGGCAGTGGATCAACAGCTCCGCCGTGCTCGACACCGGCGACGTCATCACGCGCGAGCTGGTCGAGCGCATCGTGGAGGAGGAGTACGCCGCCCTCCGCGACGTGGTCGGCGTCGAGGTCTTCGAGTTGGGGCACTGGAAGGACGCCCGTCGCCTGTTCGTCGAGTCGGCGTTGGGCGAGGAGTTCCCCGACTTCCTCACGATCCCGGCGTACGACGTCATCCTCGAGTCGGGAGAGTGA
- a CDS encoding ROK family transcriptional regulator — protein sequence MSPPPVPSAPGSTASLRTANQRRVVDVLRGGGVVAQADLARRTGLAPATVSSIVRELATAGLVTTEPGAGRRGTTVALASSAGLVAGIDFGHSHVAVALGDVTGTLLAERRTRLDSGHPHDLGLDTALELLREVLGEASRDPEDLRTVGLGLPAPMTDGVVLSSAILPGWVGVNAVEAVRTRFGVEVHIENDANLGALAEHRQGVARDVDSSVFVKVSSGVGAGIVLNDQIFRGSGGTAGEIGHLTLDENGPVCRCGSRGCLEAYTSTGALQAMMHTQLPDASVDDIVRAASDGSVSALRAIEDAGLHLGWALASVVNLLNPGLVVVGGDMARAGDLLLDSARIGLRRHALDAAAATPVVASELGERASLVGAVLLAAERTALLTD from the coding sequence ATGAGTCCCCCGCCGGTCCCCTCGGCTCCCGGATCGACCGCATCGCTGCGCACGGCCAATCAGCGCCGCGTCGTCGACGTGCTGCGCGGGGGCGGCGTGGTCGCACAGGCAGACCTCGCCCGGCGCACCGGCCTGGCTCCGGCGACGGTGTCCAGCATCGTGCGCGAGCTCGCCACCGCCGGCCTCGTCACGACCGAGCCCGGCGCCGGGCGGCGGGGTACGACGGTCGCGCTGGCCTCGTCGGCCGGTCTCGTCGCCGGCATCGACTTCGGGCACAGCCACGTCGCCGTGGCGCTCGGCGACGTCACCGGGACCCTCCTCGCCGAGCGGCGCACCCGCCTCGACTCGGGACACCCCCACGACCTGGGCCTCGACACCGCACTGGAGCTTCTGAGGGAGGTCCTGGGCGAGGCCTCCCGCGACCCCGAGGACCTGCGCACCGTCGGGCTCGGCCTCCCGGCACCCATGACCGACGGGGTGGTGCTGTCGTCGGCGATCCTCCCCGGCTGGGTCGGCGTGAACGCCGTCGAGGCAGTGCGCACCCGCTTCGGCGTCGAGGTCCACATCGAGAACGACGCCAACCTCGGCGCCCTGGCCGAGCACCGGCAGGGAGTGGCTCGCGACGTCGACTCCTCGGTCTTCGTCAAGGTGTCCTCCGGAGTGGGCGCGGGCATCGTCCTGAACGACCAGATCTTCCGCGGCAGCGGCGGGACCGCCGGGGAGATCGGGCACCTGACCCTCGACGAGAACGGTCCGGTCTGCCGCTGTGGCAGCCGTGGCTGCCTCGAGGCCTACACCTCGACCGGCGCCCTGCAGGCGATGATGCACACCCAGCTGCCCGACGCCTCCGTCGACGACATCGTCCGCGCCGCGAGCGACGGCAGCGTGTCGGCGCTGCGCGCGATCGAGGACGCCGGACTCCACCTCGGGTGGGCCCTGGCCAGCGTGGTGAACCTGCTCAACCCCGGCCTGGTCGTCGTCGGCGGCGACATGGCCCGCGCCGGGGACCTGTTGCTGGACTCCGCCCGGATCGGGCTGCGCCGGCATGCGCTCGACGCCGCAGCCGCGACGCCGGTGGTCGCATCAGAGCTGGGTGAGCGCGCCTCGCTCGTCGGCGCCGTGCTGCTCGCCGCCGAGCGGACCGCGCTGCTCACCGACTGA